One Deinococcus ruber DNA window includes the following coding sequences:
- a CDS encoding PepSY-associated TM helix domain-containing protein: MSSASTPERPAPDSQAIKAARRPRTLKNRSYQVARWLHVYTSMISLLIVLFFSVTGVMLNHPEWTFGSTEQRQEVKGTLPQDWKAGTAVDWLKVTAALEKAGLRGTAGDYRADTSGDTLSFRAPGYSADVTIDPSSGSYTASVDSQGWVAAMGDLHRGRDAGSAWSVALDLAGYFLILIAVTGLAMLLYLKKLRLSGILSLLGGAVLVGILMKLALK; encoded by the coding sequence TTGAGTTCCGCAAGCACGCCTGAGCGCCCGGCACCGGACAGCCAGGCGATCAAGGCAGCCCGCCGACCGCGCACCCTGAAAAACCGCAGCTATCAGGTGGCCCGCTGGCTGCACGTGTACACCTCGATGATCAGCCTGTTGATCGTGCTGTTCTTCTCGGTGACGGGCGTGATGCTCAATCATCCGGAATGGACGTTTGGCAGTACCGAGCAGCGCCAGGAGGTCAAGGGCACGCTGCCGCAGGACTGGAAGGCTGGAACCGCCGTGGACTGGCTGAAGGTCACGGCGGCGCTGGAGAAGGCGGGGCTGCGGGGCACAGCGGGCGACTACCGCGCCGACACCAGCGGCGACACCCTCAGCTTCCGTGCGCCCGGCTACAGCGCCGACGTGACCATCGACCCCAGCAGCGGCAGCTACACCGCCAGCGTCGATTCACAGGGCTGGGTGGCGGCAATGGGCGACCTGCACCGGGGCCGTGACGCCGGAAGTGCGTGGTCGGTGGCGCTCGATCTGGCGGGCTATTTCCTGATCCTGATCGCCGTCACCGGATTGGCGATGCTGCTGTACCTGAAGAAGCTGCGGCTCTCTGGCATCCTGAGTCTGCTGGGCGGCGCAGTGCTGGTCGGCATTCTCATGAAACTGGCGCTGAAATAA
- a CDS encoding MarR family winged helix-turn-helix transcriptional regulator, with protein sequence MVVEASSLGRAIKGVQYRHHRALDAGLTAVGTTLAQWDALRAIGEHPGSSAHTLASLTFQSDQAFGTLANRLAAQGLIERTSGHGRRIEHALTPAGLRVLEAGRMVYQSVLEASLAPLSEAERMTLLALLERIGGPAVR encoded by the coding sequence ATGGTAGTCGAGGCGAGCAGCTTGGGGCGGGCGATCAAGGGCGTGCAGTACCGGCATCACCGAGCGCTGGATGCCGGGCTGACGGCAGTGGGTACGACGCTGGCCCAGTGGGACGCACTGCGGGCCATCGGAGAGCACCCCGGTTCATCGGCGCACACGCTGGCGAGCCTGACATTTCAGAGCGATCAGGCGTTCGGCACGCTCGCCAATCGGCTGGCGGCTCAGGGCCTGATTGAACGTACCTCGGGGCATGGTCGGCGTATCGAACACGCCCTGACACCCGCCGGGCTGCGCGTGCTGGAAGCTGGCCGCATGGTGTATCAGAGTGTGCTCGAGGCCTCGCTTGCGCCGCTCTCGGAGGCCGAACGTATGACATTGTTGGCTCTGCTGGAAAGAATCGGTGGCCCGGCTGTTCGTTAA
- a CDS encoding alpha/beta fold hydrolase, with protein sequence MTTSELQLASGDSFTLTEDGSGRPVLILHGGGGPSTVAGIAQHLATTRHTLLPTHPGWNGTARPAHLSTIGSLAAMYLDFLNERDLHDVLVIGSSIGGWLACELALQDTSGRISKLILIDAVGIEVPGEPIRDFFALDARGVAEFSFHDAARFYTDPATVPPEQMARQRTNMETMRVLAADPYMHDPALLARLATLQVPVLVIWGDSDRIVTPAYGAAFAAALPGARFQIVERAGHLPQIEQPAATFALIDEFALA encoded by the coding sequence ATGACCACTTCAGAACTTCAGCTCGCTTCCGGCGACTCCTTCACCCTGACCGAAGACGGCAGCGGTCGCCCCGTCCTGATTCTGCACGGCGGCGGCGGGCCGTCTACCGTCGCGGGCATCGCGCAGCATCTAGCGACCACGCGGCACACGCTGCTGCCGACCCACCCCGGCTGGAACGGCACAGCCCGCCCGGCGCACCTCTCGACCATCGGCAGTCTGGCAGCGATGTACCTCGACTTCCTGAACGAACGCGACCTACACGACGTTCTGGTGATCGGCTCGTCTATCGGCGGCTGGCTGGCCTGCGAACTGGCGCTTCAGGACACCAGCGGGCGTATCAGCAAGCTGATTCTGATCGACGCGGTGGGCATCGAGGTGCCCGGTGAACCGATCCGTGATTTCTTCGCGCTGGATGCACGCGGCGTGGCTGAATTCTCGTTCCACGACGCCGCCCGCTTCTACACCGACCCCGCCACTGTGCCCCCCGAGCAGATGGCGCGGCAACGGACAAACATGGAAACCATGCGCGTGCTGGCGGCAGACCCGTACATGCACGATCCGGCGCTGCTGGCACGCCTCGCCACCCTTCAGGTCCCGGTGCTGGTGATCTGGGGCGACAGTGACCGCATCGTCACGCCCGCCTACGGAGCTGCCTTCGCCGCCGCCCTCCCCGGTGCCCGCTTTCAGATTGTCGAGCGGGCCGGGCATCTGCCGCAGATCGAGCAACCTGCTGCCACCTTCGCGCTGATAGACGAGTTTGCTCTGGCATAA
- a CDS encoding winged helix-turn-helix transcriptional regulator: MDSVTEISGSALELPGLSPANADPELDALVREIIGRVADKWTMLALEVLEEHGPLRFTRVGELIGDVSQKMLTKTLRQMEADGLVVRTVFPVIPPRVEYHLTDLGRGLSEAFCGVWHWAEQHRDTIKASRLAFQERAAAAAQGD, from the coding sequence GTGGACAGTGTTACAGAGATAAGCGGAAGTGCGCTGGAGCTGCCCGGATTGTCTCCGGCCAACGCTGACCCCGAACTAGATGCGCTGGTGCGGGAGATCATCGGACGGGTGGCCGACAAATGGACCATGCTGGCGCTGGAGGTGCTGGAGGAGCACGGCCCGCTGCGGTTTACCCGTGTGGGCGAGCTGATCGGTGACGTGAGCCAGAAGATGCTCACGAAGACGCTGCGTCAGATGGAAGCCGACGGGCTGGTGGTTCGGACGGTGTTTCCGGTGATTCCGCCCCGAGTCGAGTACCATCTCACCGATCTGGGCCGGGGGCTGAGCGAAGCGTTCTGCGGCGTGTGGCACTGGGCCGAGCAGCACCGCGACACCATCAAGGCGTCGAGGCTGGCCTTTCAGGAGCGAGCGGCTGCGGCTGCCCAGGGCGACTGA
- a CDS encoding SDR family oxidoreductase has product MQMTGNTILITGGGSGIGRALAEAFHRLGNAVIIAGRRQSVLDDTVGANPGMRAAVLDIENPAAILNFADHMKRDFPALNVVIHNAGIMRNEVLTGGSVDTAEATIATNLLGPIRLNTALLPLLLTQPHAAVLTVSSGLAFLPLALTPTYSATKAAIHAYTQALRYQLQGTAVQVIELVPPYVQTELQGPGQASDPHAMPLNGFITETMDLLSSQPDAQEILVERVKMLRFAEANGNYSAFFQTFNDAMSQRQL; this is encoded by the coding sequence ATGCAGATGACAGGCAACACCATCTTGATTACGGGCGGCGGGTCGGGGATCGGGCGGGCACTGGCCGAGGCGTTCCACCGGCTGGGAAACGCGGTCATCATCGCGGGTCGCCGCCAGAGCGTTCTGGACGACACCGTCGGCGCCAACCCCGGCATGCGGGCAGCCGTGCTGGATATCGAAAACCCTGCTGCGATCCTGAACTTCGCAGACCACATGAAACGCGACTTCCCGGCGCTGAATGTGGTGATTCACAACGCGGGCATCATGCGGAACGAGGTGCTGACCGGTGGCAGCGTGGACACCGCCGAAGCCACCATCGCCACCAATCTGCTGGGGCCGATCCGCCTGAATACCGCGCTGCTGCCGCTGCTTCTGACGCAGCCACACGCCGCCGTGCTCACGGTTTCGTCGGGTCTGGCCTTTCTGCCGTTGGCGCTCACCCCCACGTACAGCGCCACCAAGGCGGCCATCCACGCTTACACCCAGGCGCTGCGCTATCAGCTTCAGGGCACTGCGGTGCAGGTCATCGAACTGGTGCCGCCGTATGTCCAGACCGAACTTCAGGGGCCGGGGCAGGCCAGCGACCCTCACGCCATGCCGCTGAACGGCTTCATCACCGAGACGATGGACCTGCTGAGCAGCCAGCCGGACGCCCAGGAGATTCTGGTCGAACGCGTCAAGATGCTGCGCTTTGCCGAAGCGAACGGCAATTACAGCGCCTTCTTCCAGACCTTCAACGACGCCATGAGTCAGCGCCAGCTCTGA
- a CDS encoding polysaccharide deacetylase family protein produces MNLGRGLIFVTVLAGLVLAGDVGWQQIRRQSENGPHLQAVVPAVTPPVPVLDLPSVPNLGSSEYREVNPLALKQATPVFTYHDIIRSRQQKGAVWFDCTIAEFEDQMRFLSQHGAHVITLAQLQTHLTRGTPLPPHAVVLTFDDSYQGFFDLAYPVLRRYGYPAAVFVHTNYVGVQTGDHPKMSWDELQQLDQEGLVTIGAHTRSHPADLALLSVAQQDDELRGSKAVLEQHLGHVVNFQTYANGKGDATTFERARLAGYTLGFLEFWGPVEQSPGIMQLNRYIHIQMPRGWNEAYGPDALPTATALPLMSAAPVQQQVVWAGGLRLVLERGGQLQPRQIAGRPELTALVQGRQPGEAAPLLLDVSTSLSSGTVSPLLTPLSAFTLPTDQPTLDALQGRPLVLWSSSGLAILPFATPLMGNEAALRSILPGVNGAFLGGVWLVHGGAALTPTALSNHPYTGLQTAQQRAFLGVDAQGKLVVGVSLTPVSVPRLAAAAAGLNLKEAVMLDSRFTATLAWANLGRSTRAPLLPAGEIPGTVLQVQATAQQP; encoded by the coding sequence GTGAATCTGGGACGTGGACTGATCTTCGTGACGGTGCTGGCCGGTCTGGTTCTGGCTGGCGATGTCGGCTGGCAGCAGATACGGCGACAGTCCGAGAACGGCCCACACCTTCAGGCCGTCGTGCCTGCCGTGACGCCCCCGGTGCCGGTGCTCGATCTGCCGTCTGTGCCGAATCTGGGTTCCAGCGAGTACCGCGAAGTGAATCCGCTGGCACTGAAACAGGCCACGCCGGTCTTCACGTACCACGACATCATCCGCAGCCGTCAACAGAAGGGCGCGGTGTGGTTCGACTGCACCATCGCCGAATTTGAAGATCAGATGCGCTTTCTGTCTCAGCACGGCGCACACGTCATCACGCTGGCGCAGCTTCAGACGCACCTGACACGCGGTACGCCGCTGCCGCCGCATGCAGTGGTGCTGACCTTCGACGACAGCTATCAGGGATTTTTCGATCTGGCGTATCCGGTGCTCAGGCGCTACGGCTACCCGGCGGCGGTGTTCGTGCATACCAACTATGTGGGCGTGCAGACGGGCGACCATCCCAAGATGTCGTGGGACGAATTGCAGCAACTCGACCAGGAAGGTCTGGTGACGATTGGTGCACATACCCGCTCGCATCCCGCAGACCTCGCGCTGCTGAGTGTGGCCCAGCAGGACGACGAGTTGCGCGGCTCGAAGGCCGTGCTGGAACAGCATCTGGGGCACGTCGTCAACTTCCAGACCTACGCCAACGGCAAAGGCGACGCCACCACCTTCGAGCGGGCGCGGCTGGCAGGCTACACGCTGGGGTTTCTGGAATTCTGGGGGCCAGTCGAGCAGTCACCGGGCATCATGCAGCTCAACCGCTACATTCATATCCAGATGCCGCGTGGCTGGAATGAAGCCTACGGGCCAGACGCGCTGCCCACCGCCACCGCGCTGCCCCTGATGAGTGCCGCGCCCGTGCAGCAACAGGTGGTGTGGGCGGGTGGCCTGCGGCTCGTGCTGGAACGGGGCGGTCAGCTGCAACCGCGCCAGATTGCCGGGCGACCCGAACTGACAGCGCTGGTGCAGGGGAGGCAGCCGGGCGAGGCAGCCCCGCTGCTGCTCGACGTTTCCACGTCGCTGTCGTCTGGCACGGTTTCACCACTGCTCACCCCACTCTCGGCCTTCACGCTGCCCACCGACCAGCCGACGCTCGACGCCCTCCAGGGTCGCCCACTGGTGCTGTGGAGCAGTTCCGGGCTGGCTATCCTGCCCTTCGCCACCCCGCTGATGGGCAACGAAGCGGCGCTCCGCAGCATTCTTCCAGGCGTGAATGGAGCCTTTCTGGGCGGCGTCTGGCTGGTTCACGGCGGCGCGGCCCTCACGCCGACTGCCCTGAGCAATCATCCGTATACAGGTCTTCAGACAGCGCAGCAACGAGCTTTCCTGGGAGTGGACGCGCAGGGAAAACTGGTCGTGGGCGTGTCGTTGACACCCGTTTCGGTGCCCCGGCTGGCCGCTGCCGCCGCTGGCCTGAACCTGAAGGAAGCGGTGATGCTGGATTCCAGGTTTACGGCGACGCTGGCGTGGGCCAATCTGGGCCGCAGCACACGTGCTCCGCTGCTGCCCGCTGGCGAGATTCCGGGCACGGTGCTCCAGGTGCAAGCCACTGCACAGCAGCCCTGA
- a CDS encoding cytochrome P450: MSPLSDPAPSKKDPGESVGKATPAVSSGGCPVHGASQRLTAPSGPRPAETVTQDERGHFHLHSFEAARQVLRSDDVRQAGFMAERVNDVPGLGRAPVLFAEGEHHHEMRRSTARYFTPVAVEGYQDMMARLADRLIADFVARGRANLDDLSLKMAVNVAAQVVGLTSSAVPGMERRVMSFVDDGLDATPDTVHPGGKLRGYINQSKVLSFFLLDVKPAILARRRAPREDLISYLLERGYTDLEILTECLTYGTAGMVTTREFISAAAWHFLSDASLKNEYLHAPEAERHAILQELLRLEPVVSQLYRRTLNDLEVDGVQIPAGSVLTLDLLDTNSDPALLGDSGEQVCPMRTLPRGVQPPVLAFGDGHHRCPGAFLAIRESDVFLRRLLMLDVRLVSPPSVTFNETVRGYELRGFTLALD; encoded by the coding sequence ATGTCTCCGCTGTCTGATCCAGCGCCTTCCAAAAAAGACCCGGGTGAATCTGTCGGGAAAGCTACCCCTGCTGTCAGTTCGGGTGGCTGTCCGGTGCACGGAGCCTCGCAGCGCCTGACTGCGCCTTCCGGCCCACGACCCGCCGAGACGGTGACGCAGGATGAACGCGGTCATTTTCATCTGCACAGTTTTGAGGCGGCGCGGCAGGTACTCAGGAGCGACGACGTACGGCAGGCGGGCTTCATGGCTGAGCGCGTGAACGACGTGCCGGGCCTCGGGCGTGCTCCGGTGCTGTTTGCCGAGGGAGAGCACCACCATGAGATGCGCCGCTCAACGGCCCGCTATTTCACGCCCGTGGCTGTCGAGGGGTATCAGGACATGATGGCTCGTCTGGCAGACCGCCTGATAGCCGATTTTGTCGCCCGGGGCCGCGCAAACCTCGATGACCTGAGCCTGAAGATGGCTGTGAACGTCGCGGCGCAGGTGGTGGGCCTGACGAGCAGCGCTGTTCCGGGCATGGAGCGCCGCGTGATGAGCTTCGTGGATGACGGGCTGGACGCCACGCCCGACACCGTGCATCCTGGTGGCAAACTGCGCGGGTACATCAACCAGTCCAAAGTTCTGTCCTTCTTTTTGCTCGACGTCAAACCTGCGATTCTGGCCCGGCGCAGGGCTCCGCGTGAGGATCTGATCAGTTATCTGCTGGAGCGCGGCTATACCGATCTGGAGATCCTGACTGAATGCCTCACCTACGGCACGGCGGGCATGGTCACCACCCGTGAATTCATCTCGGCGGCGGCGTGGCATTTTCTGAGCGACGCCAGCCTGAAGAACGAGTATTTGCACGCCCCCGAGGCCGAGCGGCACGCCATCCTTCAGGAATTGCTGCGGCTCGAACCCGTGGTGTCTCAGCTGTATCGACGCACCCTGAACGACCTGGAAGTGGACGGCGTGCAGATTCCGGCAGGCAGCGTTCTGACGCTTGATCTGCTCGATACCAATTCCGACCCGGCCCTGCTGGGCGACAGCGGTGAACAGGTCTGCCCCATGCGGACGCTGCCCAGAGGGGTGCAGCCGCCGGTTCTGGCCTTCGGAGACGGACACCACCGCTGCCCCGGCGCGTTTCTGGCAATCCGTGAAAGCGATGTGTTTTTGCGCCGCCTGCTGATGCTGGATGTGCGGCTGGTGTCACCGCCCAGCGTGACGTTTAACGAGACCGTGCGGGGCTACGAGCTGCGCGGCTTTACCCTGGCACTCGACTGA
- a CDS encoding alpha/beta fold hydrolase: MLQDQEALISLGNVRQWVRVAGTVHATVPLVVLHGGPGGNHWVFERTAGRLLEQHRTVVYYEQRGCGRSEAAEDPSADSYHVLIEDVLALIDWLGVPAVDLLGYSFGGGLALEVARVNPQRIRHVVVQAPAFHLADPEIAKSQIAGLTWAARGETADRIRRLDVPDLDRRLDAIWSLVDIETVDRFLFQDTEHARRNRSGWAESGLVNTGDLARALSQQPPPAVADHLPDIQRPVLVVSGRHDRNVPLSFTQQVAEQLPWAKLVVFEHSAHFPDIEETETFVETVLTFLESPMG; the protein is encoded by the coding sequence ATGCTTCAAGACCAGGAAGCGCTCATTTCGCTCGGCAACGTGAGGCAGTGGGTGCGCGTGGCTGGGACAGTCCATGCCACCGTGCCACTGGTTGTCCTGCACGGTGGGCCCGGTGGTAATCACTGGGTCTTCGAACGCACCGCAGGCAGGCTGCTTGAGCAGCACCGCACGGTGGTGTACTACGAGCAGCGCGGCTGCGGCCGCAGTGAGGCTGCAGAAGACCCTTCTGCTGACAGCTACCACGTGTTAATCGAGGATGTTCTGGCCCTCATTGACTGGCTGGGGGTCCCAGCGGTCGATCTGCTTGGATATTCTTTTGGCGGCGGGCTGGCCCTCGAAGTGGCGAGAGTGAACCCGCAGCGGATCCGCCACGTGGTGGTACAGGCTCCGGCATTTCACCTGGCAGACCCAGAGATCGCTAAAAGTCAGATTGCTGGCCTAACCTGGGCTGCCCGTGGTGAAACTGCGGATCGAATTCGTCGGCTTGATGTTCCTGACTTAGATAGGAGACTAGACGCCATCTGGTCCCTAGTGGACATAGAGACGGTCGACCGCTTTCTTTTTCAGGACACTGAGCACGCCCGGCGCAACCGAAGCGGCTGGGCAGAGAGTGGGCTGGTAAACACGGGTGACCTGGCGCGAGCATTAAGCCAGCAACCGCCACCAGCGGTCGCAGATCATCTTCCGGACATCCAGAGGCCTGTCTTGGTAGTGTCTGGCCGCCACGACCGGAACGTGCCGCTTTCCTTTACTCAGCAGGTGGCCGAACAGCTGCCCTGGGCAAAGCTGGTGGTTTTCGAGCACAGCGCGCATTTCCCGGATATTGAGGAGACCGAGACGTTCGTTGAAACGGTGCTGACCTTTCTAGAATCACCGATGGGCTGA
- a CDS encoding IS66 family transposase, which translates to MNRAPLKSNSNERLRLGILKQDVLDRVWRFLKDRDIPPTNNAAEQSLRTVVMTRKVSQGSKTAAGAQTYMWIKFMVETARLRGQDPVAILTGLMC; encoded by the coding sequence TTGAACCGCGCACCGCTGAAGTCGAACTCGAACGAGCGACTCCGACTGGGGATCCTGAAACAGGACGTACTGGACAGGGTATGGCGGTTCCTGAAAGACCGGGACATTCCACCGACGAACAACGCAGCCGAACAGAGCCTGCGGACGGTGGTGATGACGAGAAAGGTCTCGCAGGGCAGCAAGACTGCGGCAGGCGCGCAGACATACATGTGGATCAAGTTCATGGTGGAGACCGCGCGGTTGCGCGGTCAGGACCCCGTTGCGATCCTGACTGGCCTGATGTGCTGA
- a CDS encoding pilus assembly FimT family protein, giving the protein MRYRQSGFTVLELLVVMAIIGILSAVAFIALTKRNNQLQNLQFIEKLGQDINYARSIAMAKGQKVQIQFNSLNGYTVTNIESSPQMTIATASNSQVALGNISLGDKIVCSSTGFCFGYTSANALKTISSITATTGTNTKTLSITLLGLTRIES; this is encoded by the coding sequence ATGAGGTATCGTCAAAGTGGATTTACAGTACTTGAACTACTGGTAGTTATGGCTATTATCGGTATCCTTTCTGCAGTAGCTTTCATAGCGTTAACAAAAAGGAACAATCAGCTTCAAAACTTACAATTCATTGAGAAGCTTGGTCAGGACATTAATTATGCTAGAAGTATTGCTATGGCTAAGGGGCAAAAGGTCCAAATACAATTTAACTCGCTCAATGGATACACCGTAACAAATATAGAATCTTCACCACAAATGACAATTGCAACCGCTAGTAATTCTCAGGTGGCCCTGGGGAATATTAGTTTGGGTGATAAGATTGTTTGTAGTAGCACGGGATTTTGTTTTGGATACACATCAGCCAATGCGCTTAAAACAATATCTAGTATTACGGCTACCACTGGGACAAATACTAAGACACTAAGTATCACGCTTTTAGGTCTTACGAGGATTGAGTCATGA
- a CDS encoding type IV pilus modification PilV family protein — protein MNNKGLTLVETIVALAVFSVVATLPLALFIPASQTDSNARMRTLALRADETWLDRYRSNQEQPISGGACTLNSNSTILTCNYPLNYSYATPELTSIMNPSIFSHVITVTGGAAGTNVHEWQVIAKTSWKQGGKTYNTQLTTRVSY, from the coding sequence ATGAATAATAAGGGCTTGACCCTAGTCGAAACAATAGTTGCTCTCGCTGTTTTTAGCGTGGTGGCTACACTTCCACTTGCCCTCTTTATCCCTGCGTCACAGACGGATAGCAACGCTCGTATGCGAACGCTGGCATTGCGTGCGGATGAGACATGGTTGGACCGATATCGATCTAACCAAGAACAACCAATCAGTGGTGGTGCATGTACTTTGAATAGTAACTCAACTATATTGACTTGCAACTACCCGCTAAATTACTCCTATGCTACTCCTGAGCTCACAAGTATTATGAATCCCAGCATATTCAGCCATGTTATTACTGTTACTGGGGGCGCCGCTGGTACAAATGTGCATGAATGGCAAGTGATAGCCAAGACGTCCTGGAAGCAGGGTGGAAAAACGTATAATACCCAGCTCACTACACGAGTTTCCTACTGA
- a CDS encoding PulJ/GspJ family protein, with the protein MGRSSSQGFTLIELLIASAVALLILLVLGQTTNLSMRISARENQNLPVQQQLRASIEAMSQEIRDSIGPRIFYSNINGPGVTLPSELVASSGSSITLFVPVPNSTFVVSPPVGYPVVTTLASRTSTITQDPSLTDTSSTSVSCSTAFSGNEYAVLYSTQKTDFLNGAARNADSFRILKVAPTSPCLSTGSIGTVGINHINTPLPALSWNPNTYIVEVTPITYSVTDNTLYRQIIGQTAQVVAYNISSLTLSYLPDNPSASIPNCTSATYFATPGCAPRSINVTLTSTPQNTLVTGAKSITASQIVFLR; encoded by the coding sequence ATGGGCCGCTCATCATCGCAAGGATTTACACTTATTGAACTGCTCATCGCGAGCGCTGTAGCTCTCTTAATTCTTCTAGTCCTTGGGCAAACCACAAATCTCAGCATGAGAATTTCAGCCCGGGAGAATCAAAATCTTCCAGTTCAGCAGCAGTTAAGAGCTAGTATTGAAGCAATGTCTCAGGAAATAAGAGATAGTATAGGCCCTCGGATATTCTACAGCAACATAAACGGTCCAGGTGTAACTCTACCAAGTGAACTCGTTGCAAGTAGCGGAAGCAGCATCACCTTATTTGTTCCTGTGCCTAATAGTACATTTGTTGTCTCTCCCCCCGTTGGATATCCGGTAGTAACAACATTAGCATCCCGAACATCTACTATTACTCAAGATCCGAGCTTGACTGATACGTCAAGTACGAGTGTGTCCTGCTCGACTGCCTTTTCTGGCAATGAGTATGCGGTGTTATATAGTACTCAGAAAACTGACTTTCTGAATGGTGCTGCAAGAAACGCTGATTCTTTTCGTATTTTAAAAGTTGCTCCTACCTCCCCCTGCCTCAGCACGGGCTCAATCGGAACGGTTGGAATTAATCACATTAATACTCCCCTTCCCGCGCTTTCGTGGAATCCAAACACGTACATAGTTGAAGTGACACCTATCACATATAGCGTGACCGATAATACTCTATATAGACAGATTATTGGTCAAACTGCTCAGGTTGTTGCCTACAATATTTCTAGCCTTACGTTGAGCTACCTCCCAGATAACCCCTCTGCAAGCATACCAAATTGTACGTCTGCTACTTATTTCGCTACGCCAGGGTGCGCACCTAGAAGTATCAATGTTACCTTAACGAGCACGCCTCAAAACACATTAGTAACAGGCGCTAAAAGTATCACAGCTAGTCAAATCGTATTCCTTAGGTGA